The genomic DNA GACGATTTCCGGATGGAGCTGTTGCACGTTCGCGATCTCGCCCATGTGGTCGTCGATTCGGTTCGGAACTGTGCCAGCCGCGTTGCTCCACATCGACTTGAGAGAAATCAGCAGGCGGTACTTTCCCGCAAACTCATACGCAACGTCCCAGTTTTTCTGGCGCGCGAGGCCGGGAACGCAAAGTTCACCGCCGGTGCCGCCAGATGCGTTCGGCAGACCGTGTTCTGCGAGCTGAGCCTTTACATAATTCGCCAGGGCCAAGAGCCGATCGGGTGACTGCACGGGCCTGAGCATGACCGCGTCCACTACGTCTTCGAGCGTCACTCGATCATCTCGCGTGAATTGGGTACTCGAGGTTTGGTGGAAAGCACTATATTGTGGCGCATGCGGAAGATAGTCGGTAGCCGGGAGCCCACGGTGGCGCGCAAATTCGCGGAGCGGGACGCCGCGTTTGCGGCGCGCCCGGCCCTTCTTGGGACCCGCCATGAGCTCTACCTCGGCGATGCGCGATCCATGCTTGAGTTGGATGCGGGTCGGAAGTTACATCTGGTTGTCACTTCTCCACCTTATTGGACTCTGAAGAACTACGAGGGAACGGCCGGACCAGCTCAGCTCGGCGCTGTCCAAGATTACGAGCGGTTCCAACTTGAGCTGGCGAAGGTCTGGAGGCGCTGTTTCGACCTGCTCGTCCCGGGCGGCCGGCTTTGCGTGGTCGTCGGCGATGTGTGTCTACCCCGCAAGTCGGGGGGGCGTCATCGTGTAGTTCCTCTCCATGCTGACATCGCCTCGCACTGCGGCAGGATTGGGTTCGACTACTTGACCCCGATTCTATGGCATAAGATCGCGAACGCCGTCACCGAGGTCGAAGGGAACGGAGCGGCATTTCTCGGAAAGCCGTATGAACCCAACGCTATCATCAAGAATGACGTGGAATACGTCCTTCTTTTCCGAAAGCCCGGGGCGTACCGTAGTCCGACTGAAGAGCAGCGTCGCTTGAGCCTGATAGACAAGAACGACCATGCAGCGTGGTTCCGATCGATCTGGACCGACATTCCGGGCGCCAGCGGTCAGAAGGGCCACCCGGCACCTTTCCCGGTCAAACTCGCTTACCGGCTGATCCGCATGTTCTCCTTCGTCGGCGATACCGTCCTCGACCCCTTTGTCGGGTCTGGCAGCACGACCCAGGGAGCAATTCAGGCCTATCGTTCGAGCGTCGGCTACGAAATCGAGCCTTACTATTTCGATCAGCTCAAGCAGAGGTTCAGCCAGTTCCAGGCCGGCATCGAGATCACATTCGGCGGTTGAGACGGACTAGCCAAACGCCGCCGCCAGCCGTGGGTGCGTATCTAACTCCCTGCCGCTCAGCCTCATAGCTCACCCATCCCCGGCTGCCGAGCCGGGCCGAGTAGCGTAACTCCAAGTCCCCGAGTATCTTTGCGCCCGTTTAATCCCCGGCCATCGGTTTCGGGCCCCATCGTCGCCCCGGAGCGCCTCTGGAACTGCCAAACCAGCACCGGATTCCGCTCGCGTGGCTCGTTGAGCACGGGGGCGCGTCGATCCGGTACCGGACTTACCGCGAGCTGGCGCCCGAAGGATACGCTCCGCCCGAAGCCCTCCAGGCTGCCGGGGCCGCCATCCTCACCTCCAAGGCCGCTCTCGCGGTCGTGAAGAAGCAGAAAGACACCGGCGTCTGGGGCGGGAATCTCCTGGGCCTCGCCCCTTCGGCGGCGCAGGGAATCAAGGACGTCGGCACCATTCCTCAGTACCGCCGGCTCCTCCAGCTCGCATGGCCCTTGGATGATCGCCGGTTCAAGCTGGCGGACCGCATCCTTTTCCGCCTCCTGAGCCGAGACGAAAACCCGGCCCTGCTCTTCGAATCGCAGAAGCTCGTGGCCGCCGAGCCGGCCGCCGGCGAGTGGGTGCGCGAACAGATCCGCGAGGCCGCCTCCGCCGCCCTTGCGGAGGCGGGCCATGGCGAGGACCCGCGGCTCCGCGGCTCGGGCCATCGCATCGCGAACGGCATATCCCAGTTTCTCCGGAGCCCGCTGGCCGAGCGACCCTTCACCAAGTCGGGCGCCACAATGGTGCTCCACCCCGAGGCGCACCCGCCAAGCTGGTACTCGGTCGCAATGATCGCCGCGATGCCGAACTTGCAGCGCGAGCGGGCGGGCTTCACCGAGCGGCTCGGCCACTATCTCGCGCAGCCCGCGCCGAAGAAGGCGTTCGCCGTACAGCTCGGCCGCAAGCTGGTGAAGCCGGCCCACCTGCTCCTGGGCGACCCGATCGTGGCCGACTCCAAGGGCATGGCGGCCGACATTCCGCTCGCGCTCTACTACATCGAGCTGCTCGCGCGCATCGGTGCGCTGCACACCGCACCGGTGGCCACTCGCGTGCTCGCCCGCCTGCTCCGCGACTGCGACGAACGCGGCG from Gemmatimonadales bacterium includes the following:
- a CDS encoding site-specific DNA-methyltransferase, which gives rise to MARKFAERDAAFAARPALLGTRHELYLGDARSMLELDAGRKLHLVVTSPPYWTLKNYEGTAGPAQLGAVQDYERFQLELAKVWRRCFDLLVPGGRLCVVVGDVCLPRKSGGRHRVVPLHADIASHCGRIGFDYLTPILWHKIANAVTEVEGNGAAFLGKPYEPNAIIKNDVEYVLLFRKPGAYRSPTEEQRRLSLIDKNDHAAWFRSIWTDIPGASGQKGHPAPFPVKLAYRLIRMFSFVGDTVLDPFVGSGSTTQGAIQAYRSSVGYEIEPYYFDQLKQRFSQFQAGIEITFGG